Below is a genomic region from Prolixibacteraceae bacterium.
TCTATACCATGAGATATATGATCAAGACTACTTATTACTAAAGAAAAAAAGATAACCTCACGTTCTTGTCCTTGCATGCGTTCAACGGTATCAACTACAATTGATGATAGATCAACTTGTTTTTCTTTACAATTGATCTCAGAAAGATGTTGGGATACCAAACGCGCATGAGCTCTATAAGGTGTGACCACACCAATGTTTTCAGGTGGCATTCCTGCATTAATAAGGACTTCTGAAAGTTGTCGTATCACCAATGCTTCTTTCTTAGATTGAACTTTACAACGTGAATGGTTTGTCTCAATAAAAACTGAAGCTAAATCTGGATCTGACAAGAAGGAAAACCGAGGCTCTACATCCCTAAGTCTAATTCTATTTTTAGCAATTACATCAGCACTCTTGAGTCCATCATTATAGAAATATCGACTCGGTATAGAATTGATAATTTCATTCATTCGATAGGTTGTTCTCAGCATCGTGCCATTATACTTCTCTGTTAAACATTCAAAAGCAGACCGGATCACCTCTTTCTCAGTATGCGAAGCAACTAGTACTGGAGGCATTTGTTTATGATCGCCTATCCATACTGTTTGCACACACGATAACATAACAGAAATGGCTAAAGGTTGGGTTAGCTGTCCCGCTTCATCAATTATAGCAACATCAAAACGGAGAGAACCAACTCTCTTACTCCTTAAACTCATAGGCGAAGCCCCAACGATAATACCTGTATTCAAAGAATTATAAGGTGATTGAATAAAATATTCAAAATTATCAATTGTAAAGGATTCCGTAATTAGATCTTCGGCCTGTTCTATTGGACCAATTTTAAACATTTTACGATAGCTCTCTAATGATCGCACTTTGCGTAGTGCATTATTTATGGCTCTATGTGTAAAAGCTGTAATTAAAACATTCTTTCCTTGTTTAGCCAAATAGAGAGCTAAATAAGCCAACACCATTGTTTTCCCAGTACCCGGAGGCCCCTGAATCGTATAGTAATTAGAAGTATGTAATGCATTAGTAAAAGCAATAGATTGACTTTGATTAAATCCATATTGCTTCATGTTCGTTTCCACCAAGTCACTGTTATAAGTTGTAACTACAGGAGCAATCATTCCTTTTAATTGACCAAATATATCATTGCCAAAGGGAGTATGTAATACAGATTCAACAGTATTTTTGAGCATGTGCCTTAAATCAATTCGATCAGGATCTAAAATCCATCCAGAACTATTATGAGTAATATTAACTAGATTACAACCATAACTTGCTTTTATCTCATAATACCCTGGATGCTCTTTTGTTACTTCACAGCAAAAATAGTTTATTTCAGGGTCACCTTTATGAAGTCGAATACGGCTTCCTGCACGTAGATTTGAATTATTATATGATAGCTTCAAAAATGCACGACCTCTTCTAGACCAATCAATACCATCTAACACAGTCCACACAGTAATATTGTCAATTGCATGGCCTAGTTCTATGCGTTCGTCTATTGTTAAGGCCCAAATATCCTCAACTTGCTTATTTTGTGCATCACATTCAGCATCAATAAAATCTTTTAACTGATCTATATAACTCTCCATGAAACCATACTCTTTGTGACTATAACATTCTTTTTAAATAAAATAAATCTACTGAACTACAATTCTAGCGAGGATTAAAATACAATCCTTGAGATTGGTACTCTAACAGTTCTTCAATCTCCTCCCTATAACCAATATCTACCAAAAAAAGAGCTTCTCCGGGAGCTGATGCGCCTGCATATTTACGATCTCGTTTCTCAATAATAGAATTAAATTGTTTTGGACTTAATTTACCATAACCAACGTCTAATAGTGTTCCCACAATAGCTCTTACCATATTACGTAGAAAACGATCCGCTGTAATAGTAAAAACAGCAAAATTTCCATTCACTTCCCAATATGCGTGAGAAACATCACAAACACTTGTTTTATTATCTGCCCCACTTCTCTCGAAACTTTCAAAGTCATGATGCTTAAGTAAGAAAGAAGCTGCCTCATTCATATATGTAAAGTCAACTTTCTTAAATGGCTTAAATGCATAACGAAACATAAAAGGATCTTTTTCAAGAGACAAGAAGTACTTATATGTTCTATGTGTAGCATCAAACCGAGCATGATCATCATGATCCACTTTAAATATTTTCTGCACTGAAATCCCTTTGCCAAGAAACTTATTCAATTTATAAGCAAAATTCGGGTTATCCAATCTATCATTATCGGCATCAAAATGTGCGACATAAAGAGAGGCATGAACGCTGGTATCAGTTCGTCCTGCTCCTGTGACCTCGATTTTCTCTCTCGATATCGTAGTCAGAGCCTTTTGTAGCTCTTCTTGAACCGTTATAGCATTAGGTTGAATCTGCCATCCGTGAAAGAATTCCCCATTATATGCTAATTGAATAAAATATCTTTGTTGAATACTGACTTTTGTTTCCATTATTATCTTCTTATTTCTGCAAATTTAAGCAGAACTGTTTACGTACACTAAGAGAATGCACAAATTTTAAAAACAGAATCTATTTTATATTTTTACATGATTAATAGATGAGATTAAACAATGTTATGAAAAAAACTATTTTAACACTAATTACAGCAGGGACGTTAATGACCTCATGTTGTAATAAAGAATGTAAAACACAAGACGAGGCGAATCCTCTTCTTTCAAAGTTTGAGACCCCATATGGAGTACCACCTTTTGGCAAAATCAAAGACGAAGATTTTCTTCCGGCCATCAAGAAAGGTATGGCATTACAAAATGAAAGAATCGAGAAGATCGTTTCCAATACAACAAAACCGACCTTTCTAAACACTATTGTTGCTTTAGAAGAGAGTGGAACTGAATTGGAAACGGTTGCTCAAATCTTTGGGAACCTTCGTTCTGCAAATACAAATGATCAAATCGATGCTACAGCAACAGAGATATCGCCTCTGATGTCTAAACATAGCGATCAAATCTCTTTCAATGACAAACTTTTTGCCAAAGTAAAGACAGTCTACGATAACAAGACTTCATTCAATCTAGATGAAGAAGATACTCGTTTGCTAGAAAAAACCTACAAAGGTTTTGTTAAAAGTGGTGCAAACCTTTCTAAAGAAGACAAAGAAAAAGTTTCTAAAATCAATGCGGAACTATCTCTTCTTTCCATTAAATTTGGAAAAAATCTTCTAACAGAAACCAATTCTTTCACTCTAGTAATTGAAAATGAAAAAGATCTTTCTGGTCTACCTGAATCAATTCGACAAGGAGCTGCTGAAACAGCAAAAGGAATGGATAAAGAGGGAAAATGGGCATTTACACTTCAAAAGCCTAGCTGGATTCCTTTCTTAACATATGCTGACAATCGTGCTTTAAGAGAGAAGTTATACAAAGCAATGTATAACCGTGGCAATAATGATAATGCAAACGACAACAAAGAGGTAATCAAAAAAATCGTTGCATTACGTGCTCAAAAAGCAAAAATTATGGGATACAGCAACTGGTCAGAACTTTGTCTCGATGATCGTATGGCAGGAACTCCTAACCGTGTATTTGATCTACTCACAAAAGTATGGGAACCTGCTATTGTTCGTGCAAAAGAAGAAACAGCAGACATGCAAAAGATGATTAAATCGGAAAAGAAAAACTTCAAACTTCAAAGTTGGGATTGGTGGTACTACTCAGGAAAAGTACGAAAAGCAAAATACGATCTTGATGAGGAGCAAATTCGTCCTTATTTTGAACTTAACAATGTACGTGAAGGTGCATTTATGGTAGCCAATAAACTATATGGTTTAAAGATCACTGAGATCAAAGACATTCCAGTATACCACCCTGAAGTAAAAGCATACAAAGTAAGTGAAAAGGATGGTTCTTTAGTTGGAGTGCTTTACACAGACTTCTTCCCAAGAGCAAGCAAACGTGCGGGAGCATGGATGACAAGCTACCGTAAAGAATATAAAAATGACAAAGGAGAAAGAGTTGCACCAATCATCTCTATTGTATGTAATTTCTCTAAACCCGTTGGTGACAAGCCTGCCCTTCTTTCATATGATGAAGTAACTACACTTTTCCATGAGTTTGGACATGCACTACATGGACTTCTATCTCAATGCAAGTACTATTCCATCTCTGGAACTTCTGTCGAAAGAGATTTTGTTGAACTTCCATCACAGGTAATGGAACACTGGCCCGCAGAAGCGGAAGTTTTAGCAATGTATGCAAAGCACTATAAAACGGGAAAACCAATGCCAAAGGAGCTTATTAACAAACTTGTTAAGAGTAGTACTTTCAATCAAG
It encodes:
- a CDS encoding DNA2/NAM7 family helicase translates to MESYIDQLKDFIDAECDAQNKQVEDIWALTIDERIELGHAIDNITVWTVLDGIDWSRRGRAFLKLSYNNSNLRAGSRIRLHKGDPEINYFCCEVTKEHPGYYEIKASYGCNLVNITHNSSGWILDPDRIDLRHMLKNTVESVLHTPFGNDIFGQLKGMIAPVVTTYNSDLVETNMKQYGFNQSQSIAFTNALHTSNYYTIQGPPGTGKTMVLAYLALYLAKQGKNVLITAFTHRAINNALRKVRSLESYRKMFKIGPIEQAEDLITESFTIDNFEYFIQSPYNSLNTGIIVGASPMSLRSKRVGSLRFDVAIIDEAGQLTQPLAISVMLSCVQTVWIGDHKQMPPVLVASHTEKEVIRSAFECLTEKYNGTMLRTTYRMNEIINSIPSRYFYNDGLKSADVIAKNRIRLRDVEPRFSFLSDPDLASVFIETNHSRCKVQSKKEALVIRQLSEVLINAGMPPENIGVVTPYRAHARLVSQHLSEINCKEKQVDLSSIVVDTVERMQGQEREVIFFSLVISSLDHISHGIDFYFNLNRWNVAMTRAKTKMIWVGNPNVFTQLKQRFPNDNKMMTFCDIVESLPKVHTSK
- the truA gene encoding tRNA pseudouridine(38-40) synthase TruA is translated as METKVSIQQRYFIQLAYNGEFFHGWQIQPNAITVQEELQKALTTISREKIEVTGAGRTDTSVHASLYVAHFDADNDRLDNPNFAYKLNKFLGKGISVQKIFKVDHDDHARFDATHRTYKYFLSLEKDPFMFRYAFKPFKKVDFTYMNEAASFLLKHHDFESFERSGADNKTSVCDVSHAYWEVNGNFAVFTITADRFLRNMVRAIVGTLLDVGYGKLSPKQFNSIIEKRDRKYAGASAPGEALFLVDIGYREEIEELLEYQSQGLYFNPR
- a CDS encoding M3 family metallopeptidase, yielding MKKTILTLITAGTLMTSCCNKECKTQDEANPLLSKFETPYGVPPFGKIKDEDFLPAIKKGMALQNERIEKIVSNTTKPTFLNTIVALEESGTELETVAQIFGNLRSANTNDQIDATATEISPLMSKHSDQISFNDKLFAKVKTVYDNKTSFNLDEEDTRLLEKTYKGFVKSGANLSKEDKEKVSKINAELSLLSIKFGKNLLTETNSFTLVIENEKDLSGLPESIRQGAAETAKGMDKEGKWAFTLQKPSWIPFLTYADNRALREKLYKAMYNRGNNDNANDNKEVIKKIVALRAQKAKIMGYSNWSELCLDDRMAGTPNRVFDLLTKVWEPAIVRAKEETADMQKMIKSEKKNFKLQSWDWWYYSGKVRKAKYDLDEEQIRPYFELNNVREGAFMVANKLYGLKITEIKDIPVYHPEVKAYKVSEKDGSLVGVLYTDFFPRASKRAGAWMTSYRKEYKNDKGERVAPIISIVCNFSKPVGDKPALLSYDEVTTLFHEFGHALHGLLSQCKYYSISGTSVERDFVELPSQVMEHWPAEAEVLAMYAKHYKTGKPMPKELINKLVKSSTFNQGFATVEYLAASYLDMKYHTLKDANIEDVNKFEVDQMRELGLIEEIIPRYRSTYFAHIFSGGYSSGYYSYLWAEVLDSDAFEAYKETGNIFDQTTALKFRQNILEQGGKRKAMDMYKGFRGKEPSIDPLLKNRGLL